One stretch of Xanthomonas sp. DAR 35659 DNA includes these proteins:
- a CDS encoding MarR family winged helix-turn-helix transcriptional regulator, whose product MASENLPVLIRELVLAVFASNGRLVDMGNQLVRPIGLTTAWWQVLGALGYSPVPLPVAHIARNMGLTRQAVQRVVELLAEHGFVVFETNPHHARAKLVVLTAAGRAALRAAEAAVASLDRQLIERLGAERVRTAIEVLVEMRDALDESLGA is encoded by the coding sequence ATGGCTTCTGAAAACCTCCCCGTGCTGATCCGAGAACTGGTTCTCGCGGTGTTCGCCAGCAACGGCCGCCTGGTCGACATGGGCAACCAGTTGGTGCGCCCGATCGGGCTGACCACCGCCTGGTGGCAGGTGCTCGGCGCGTTGGGCTATTCGCCGGTGCCGCTTCCGGTCGCGCATATCGCGCGCAACATGGGGCTGACCCGGCAGGCTGTGCAACGCGTCGTGGAATTGCTGGCCGAACACGGGTTCGTCGTGTTCGAGACCAATCCGCACCACGCGCGCGCGAAGCTGGTCGTGCTGACGGCGGCGGGGCGCGCGGCCTTGCGCGCCGCCGAAGCCGCGGTCGCATCGCTCGACCGGCAACTGATCGAGCGACTCGGCGCCGAGCGCGTCAGGACCGCCATCGAGGTGCTCGTGGAAATGCGCGACGCACTCGACGAGTCGCTGGGCGCCTGA
- a CDS encoding FAD-dependent monooxygenase yields the protein MPLASQTDGFDTDVLIIGGGPVGLTTACALAYHGVRFRIFEQRTHPRPHSRANNLWARPQELLASIGIRDALAERAYRIVHINTLLNGKTVDPIAIAQVDSPYPEVLYSGQDVIETVLTRQIEAGGAALERGRKAIGFEQDAEGVRVTIATVNDDGEQIEGHPVEHLRCRYLVGADGAEGFVRKQIGADFTTEKLPHCINRQLDAKLRWRRSTAFDHLWFFYYPKGFCGVLPVWEGYHRLFFLSDDEGIPDRDPTLEELQAIAREVTEDETLELSDPIWITHSRFQHGVTSRYAEGRVFLVGDAGHLTLPAGGQGMNAGLQDAVGLAWRLAMALDGKAAPVLLESYGLERGGEHSRLDAQQEKGFRNSVYRGAIKDAVMGIAASVLPNIGALIQGTDDLQQLSVAYPDSPLNENHLDGLRDVVHRRAPRPGERAPDAAVIAQDGACTTLFAHLYNPDGVTWGWTLLLFDARRQDALDAMRRALAQVRDWEWVRPRSILGKSVPEAGDATALFDLDGVAHGAYGIEGVPALVLVRPDGHIAFRGPLDKPELLRAYCGRVFGA from the coding sequence ATGCCCCTTGCCTCGCAGACCGACGGGTTCGATACGGACGTCCTCATCATCGGCGGCGGACCGGTCGGCCTGACCACCGCTTGCGCGCTGGCGTACCATGGGGTGCGCTTCCGCATCTTCGAGCAACGCACGCATCCCAGGCCGCATTCGCGCGCCAACAATCTGTGGGCGCGCCCGCAGGAGCTTCTCGCGAGCATCGGCATTCGCGATGCCCTGGCCGAACGGGCGTACCGGATCGTCCACATCAACACCCTCCTGAACGGCAAGACGGTGGATCCGATCGCGATCGCGCAGGTCGACAGCCCGTATCCGGAGGTGTTGTACAGCGGCCAGGACGTCATCGAGACCGTGCTGACCCGGCAGATCGAGGCCGGCGGCGCGGCGCTCGAACGCGGCCGCAAGGCGATCGGCTTCGAGCAGGATGCCGAGGGCGTCCGCGTGACGATCGCGACGGTGAACGACGACGGTGAGCAGATCGAAGGGCACCCGGTCGAGCACCTGCGCTGCCGCTACCTGGTCGGTGCGGACGGCGCCGAAGGCTTCGTGCGCAAGCAGATCGGTGCGGACTTCACGACGGAGAAGCTGCCCCATTGCATCAATCGGCAACTGGACGCGAAGCTGCGCTGGCGCCGCTCCACCGCGTTCGACCACCTCTGGTTCTTCTACTACCCCAAGGGCTTCTGCGGCGTGCTGCCGGTATGGGAGGGCTATCACCGGCTCTTCTTCCTGTCCGACGACGAGGGCATTCCCGATCGCGACCCGACGCTGGAGGAATTGCAGGCCATCGCGCGCGAGGTCACCGAGGACGAGACGCTGGAGCTGAGCGATCCGATCTGGATCACCCATAGCCGCTTCCAGCACGGCGTGACGTCGCGCTATGCCGAGGGGCGCGTGTTCCTGGTGGGCGATGCCGGCCATCTCACGCTGCCCGCCGGCGGCCAGGGCATGAACGCCGGACTGCAGGATGCGGTCGGCCTGGCATGGCGGCTGGCGATGGCGCTGGACGGCAAGGCGGCGCCGGTGCTGCTGGAGTCCTATGGCCTGGAGCGCGGCGGCGAGCACAGTCGCCTGGACGCGCAGCAGGAAAAGGGCTTCAGGAACAGCGTCTATCGGGGCGCCATCAAGGATGCCGTCATGGGCATCGCCGCCAGCGTCTTGCCCAACATCGGGGCGCTGATCCAAGGCACCGACGACCTGCAGCAACTCTCCGTCGCCTATCCCGACAGTCCCTTGAACGAGAACCACCTCGATGGACTGCGGGATGTCGTGCACCGGCGCGCGCCGCGTCCGGGCGAGCGCGCGCCGGATGCGGCGGTCATCGCGCAGGATGGTGCGTGCACGACGCTGTTCGCGCATCTCTACAACCCCGATGGCGTCACCTGGGGATGGACCTTGTTGCTGTTCGACGCCCGGCGGCAGGATGCCCTGGACGCGATGCGGCGTGCGCTGGCGCAGGTCCGCGATTGGGAGTGGGTGCGTCCGCGGTCGATCCTGGGCAAGTCGGTGCCGGAGGCAGGCGATGCCACGGCACTGTTCGATCTGGATGGCGTGGCGCATGGTGCCTACGGCATCGAGGGCGTTCCGGCGCTGGTGCTGGTCAGGCCCGATGGCCATATCGCGTTCCGTGGTCCGCTCGACAAGCCGGAATTGCTGCGGGCGTACTGCGGCCGGGTGTTTGGCGCGTAA
- a CDS encoding LysR family transcriptional regulator → MRGSDFAELKAFVAIVERQSFARAAEHLGLSPSALSQTIRQLEDRIGARLLNRTTRSVAPSASGELLYRRIAPLFREMAAAVADASEATGQMRGTLRINTLGIAARTIIAPRLARFHRAHPEVALDIVVDDALADIVAGRFDAGIRVGGQLEKDMVAVRLTPDLKMVAVASPEYLARRGTPTSPADLHGHACINWRLRMDGRHYRWEFEKRGQRLDVAVEGPVVTNHADIGIAAALDGLGIAYHFERDGVGELLAQGRLVQVLADWSISRPGLFLYYPNRQHRPALLGAFIDCLLDREPFDRR, encoded by the coding sequence ATGCGCGGGTCCGACTTCGCCGAGCTGAAGGCATTCGTGGCCATCGTGGAGCGCCAGAGCTTCGCGCGGGCCGCGGAGCATCTGGGCCTGTCGCCGTCGGCGCTCAGCCAGACCATCCGCCAGCTCGAAGACCGCATCGGCGCTCGCCTGCTCAACCGCACCACGCGCAGCGTCGCGCCATCGGCAAGTGGCGAACTGCTCTACAGGCGCATCGCCCCGTTGTTCCGCGAGATGGCGGCGGCCGTCGCCGACGCCAGCGAAGCGACCGGACAGATGCGCGGCACACTGCGCATCAACACGCTGGGGATCGCGGCGAGAACCATCATTGCGCCGCGGCTCGCACGCTTCCATCGCGCGCACCCCGAGGTGGCGCTCGACATCGTGGTCGACGATGCGCTTGCCGATATCGTCGCGGGTCGCTTCGATGCGGGCATCCGGGTGGGCGGGCAGCTCGAGAAGGACATGGTGGCCGTGCGGCTCACGCCGGATCTGAAGATGGTGGCCGTGGCCTCGCCGGAGTACCTCGCACGGCGGGGAACACCCACCTCGCCCGCCGACCTGCACGGCCATGCCTGCATCAACTGGCGGCTGCGGATGGATGGCAGGCACTACCGGTGGGAGTTCGAGAAACGCGGCCAGCGGCTAGACGTGGCGGTGGAGGGGCCCGTCGTCACCAATCACGCCGATATCGGCATCGCTGCCGCGCTCGACGGGCTCGGCATCGCCTATCACTTCGAGCGAGATGGCGTCGGCGAGCTGTTGGCCCAGGGAAGATTGGTCCAGGTTCTGGCGGACTGGTCGATTTCGCGCCCTGGGCTGTTCCTCTACTACCCGAACAGGCAGCATCGCCCCGCCCTGCTGGGGGCGTTCATCGACTGTCTGCTGGATCGAGAACCGTTCGATCGGCGCTAG
- a CDS encoding nuclear transport factor 2 family protein, producing MNALTLPEPIAAYFAAEHNPDALTQCFTAHAVMQDDGRTYTGVDAIKAFMAEASAKYNATSVPFAIEREDGGHLVRAKVTGDFRGSPVVLSYRFRLERGLIAALEVTA from the coding sequence GTGAACGCTTTGACCCTTCCCGAACCGATTGCCGCGTACTTCGCCGCCGAACACAACCCCGACGCCCTGACGCAATGCTTCACGGCGCACGCCGTCATGCAGGACGACGGTCGCACCTACACCGGCGTCGACGCCATCAAGGCCTTCATGGCCGAGGCCTCGGCCAAGTACAACGCGACCAGCGTGCCGTTCGCCATCGAGCGCGAGGACGGCGGCCACCTCGTTCGCGCCAAGGTCACCGGCGACTTCCGTGGCAGCCCGGTCGTGCTGTCCTACCGTTTTCGCCTGGAACGCGGCCTGATCGCAGCGCTGGAGGTCACGGCATGA
- a CDS encoding ATPase domain-containing protein has product MTPHRQPDPANGEDPARISTGSAGLDNILGGGVDSNRLYLYEGRPGTGKTTIALQFLLEGARRGERVLYITLSETQRELQLVATRHGWSMDQVDVFELVPPETALDPDRELTVFHPAEMELTETTKLIFDEVERLNPSRVVLDSLSELRLLAQSPLRYRRQVLALKHFFASRQCTVILLDDLSSQENDLQLHSITHGVVLLEQLAIDYGAERRRLRVVKMRGIQFRGGYHDFTIEKGGLEIYPRLIAAEYKHKPVTDIAPSGNDELDRLLGGGLERGTNMLMLGAAGVGKSSLALSFAIAAAERGERSVFFAFDEGRGTVEARARALGMPLQERLDDGLIRFQQIDPAEMSPGQFAAIVRRSVEVDQAKVVVIDSLNGYLNAMPDERFLILQMHELLSYLGQQGVLTILVLAQHGLLGPTEAPLDLSYLSDSVLMLRYFEVDGTVHRALSVVKKRTGRHETTIREFRLGSDGIHVGAPLKAFNGIFSGTPRYSGGDQTLLDSRA; this is encoded by the coding sequence ATGACGCCCCACCGGCAGCCCGATCCCGCGAATGGCGAAGACCCGGCGCGTATTTCGACCGGCAGTGCGGGGTTGGACAACATATTGGGCGGAGGCGTCGATTCCAATCGCCTCTATCTCTACGAGGGCCGGCCTGGGACCGGCAAGACCACCATCGCCTTGCAGTTCCTGCTGGAGGGTGCACGGCGCGGCGAGCGGGTGCTGTACATCACCTTGTCCGAGACCCAGCGCGAGCTGCAGCTGGTGGCCACGCGCCACGGCTGGAGCATGGACCAGGTGGACGTGTTCGAGTTGGTGCCGCCGGAGACGGCGCTGGATCCGGATCGCGAGCTCACGGTGTTCCATCCGGCGGAAATGGAACTGACCGAGACCACCAAGCTGATCTTCGATGAAGTCGAGCGGCTCAACCCCAGCCGCGTGGTGCTCGACAGCCTCTCGGAGTTGCGCCTGCTCGCGCAGAGCCCGTTGCGCTATCGCCGCCAGGTGCTGGCCTTGAAGCACTTCTTCGCCAGCCGCCAGTGCACGGTGATCCTGCTCGACGACCTGTCCTCGCAGGAAAACGACCTGCAGCTGCATTCCATCACCCACGGCGTGGTGTTGCTGGAGCAACTGGCCATCGATTACGGCGCCGAACGCCGGCGCCTGCGCGTGGTCAAGATGCGCGGCATCCAGTTCCGCGGCGGCTATCACGACTTCACCATCGAGAAGGGCGGCCTGGAGATATATCCGCGCTTGATCGCGGCCGAGTACAAGCACAAGCCGGTGACGGACATCGCCCCCAGCGGCAACGACGAGCTCGACCGGCTGCTCGGTGGCGGCCTGGAGCGCGGCACCAACATGCTGATGCTGGGGGCGGCTGGTGTCGGCAAGTCCTCGCTGGCATTGAGCTTCGCCATCGCCGCGGCCGAGCGCGGCGAACGCAGCGTGTTCTTCGCCTTCGACGAGGGGCGTGGCACGGTGGAGGCGCGCGCGCGCGCGCTGGGCATGCCGCTGCAGGAAAGGCTCGACGACGGCCTGATCCGTTTCCAGCAGATCGATCCGGCGGAGATGTCGCCAGGCCAGTTCGCCGCGATCGTGCGTCGCAGCGTGGAAGTGGACCAGGCGAAGGTGGTCGTCATCGATAGCCTCAACGGCTACCTCAACGCAATGCCGGACGAACGCTTTCTGATCCTGCAGATGCACGAATTGCTGAGCTACCTGGGCCAGCAGGGGGTACTGACCATCCTGGTCCTGGCCCAGCACGGGCTGCTCGGGCCAACCGAGGCGCCACTGGATCTGAGCTACCTGAGCGATTCGGTGCTGATGCTGCGCTATTTCGAGGTGGACGGGACGGTGCATCGCGCGCTGTCGGTGGTCAAGAAGCGCACCGGCAGACACGAGACCACCATCCGCGAATTCCGTCTCGGCAGCGACGGCATCCACGTCGGCGCGCCGCTGAAGGCGTTCAACGGCATTTTCTCCGGCACGCCGCGCTACAGCGGAGGCGATCAGACGTTGTTGGACAGCCGTGCATGA
- a CDS encoding response regulator, translating to MSSSEATENRVLVYAPIGRDGAASVDLLRRGGVVACHCADLEILVRELRIGAAAVFVAEEGLFGKDCAALFAWANAQPAWSDLPFVVLTSHQEQPTVVTWRRNLVAALRNVALLERPVQAITFTSTVKAALRARARQYEVRSLLQAQASAAQQLEAQVVARTRELEEANRLLRTQMDERARVEETLRQAQKIEAIGQLTGGVAHDFNNLLMVISGGLAMLDMQADPAVRKRLMDGMQKAAQRGAGLTKQLLAFSRRQQLKPEPVDLTRQIGGMRELLDRSLRGDVHVDFDFADDLWPIEVDPGELELVVLNLTVNARDAMPNGGTIVVRAQNVPGASATDPDFIRLSIVDTGTGMAPEVQARVFEPFYTTKDIGKGSGLGLAQVHGFVQQSGGSIRIESDLGRGTAIHLLLPRSFRSPVPDERQLMEVQLARRNLGEAGYVLLVEDDDEVAALVDEMLRQLGYQVTRVASAAAALGALANGRAVDIVFSDIMMPGGMNGLELVQEIRKRRQALPVLLTSGYAEAAKSAAEAEGVQILAKPYRLDELAAALQQARPGASTPEPLCP from the coding sequence ATGAGCAGTAGCGAGGCGACCGAGAACCGGGTGCTGGTCTATGCGCCGATCGGGCGCGACGGCGCGGCCTCGGTGGACCTGTTGCGGCGCGGTGGCGTGGTGGCCTGCCACTGCGCGGACCTGGAGATCCTGGTCCGAGAGTTGCGGATCGGCGCCGCCGCGGTGTTCGTCGCGGAGGAAGGCCTGTTCGGTAAGGACTGCGCGGCCCTGTTCGCCTGGGCCAACGCGCAACCGGCGTGGTCGGATCTGCCGTTCGTGGTGCTGACCAGTCATCAGGAACAGCCGACGGTGGTGACCTGGCGCCGCAACCTGGTGGCCGCCTTGCGCAACGTGGCCCTGCTCGAACGGCCGGTGCAGGCGATCACCTTCACCAGCACCGTCAAGGCCGCGCTGCGCGCGCGCGCGCGGCAGTACGAGGTGCGCTCGCTGCTGCAGGCGCAGGCGTCGGCGGCGCAACAGCTGGAGGCGCAGGTGGTGGCGCGGACCCGCGAACTGGAGGAGGCCAACCGCCTGCTGCGCACGCAGATGGACGAGCGCGCGCGGGTCGAGGAAACCTTGCGGCAGGCGCAGAAGATCGAGGCGATCGGCCAGTTGACCGGTGGCGTCGCGCACGATTTCAACAATCTGCTGATGGTGATTTCCGGTGGCCTGGCGATGCTCGACATGCAGGCCGATCCGGCGGTGCGCAAACGCTTGATGGACGGCATGCAGAAGGCGGCGCAGCGCGGCGCGGGCCTGACCAAGCAGTTGCTGGCGTTCTCGCGGCGTCAGCAACTCAAGCCCGAGCCGGTGGACCTGACCCGGCAGATCGGCGGCATGCGCGAGTTGCTGGACCGCAGCCTGCGCGGCGACGTGCATGTGGATTTCGATTTCGCCGACGACCTGTGGCCGATCGAGGTGGATCCGGGCGAGCTGGAGCTGGTGGTGCTGAACCTCACGGTCAACGCGCGCGATGCGATGCCCAACGGCGGCACCATCGTGGTCCGCGCGCAGAACGTGCCGGGCGCCAGTGCGACCGATCCGGATTTCATCCGCCTGTCGATCGTCGATACCGGCACCGGCATGGCGCCGGAGGTGCAGGCGCGGGTGTTCGAGCCGTTCTACACCACCAAGGACATCGGCAAGGGGTCGGGGCTGGGCCTGGCGCAGGTGCACGGCTTCGTGCAGCAGTCCGGCGGCTCCATCCGGATCGAGAGCGACCTCGGACGAGGCACGGCGATCCATCTGCTGCTGCCACGGTCGTTCCGCTCGCCGGTACCGGACGAGCGCCAGCTGATGGAGGTCCAACTCGCACGCCGTAACCTGGGCGAGGCCGGCTACGTGCTGCTGGTGGAGGACGACGACGAGGTCGCGGCACTGGTCGATGAGATGCTGCGCCAGCTGGGCTACCAGGTCACGCGCGTGGCCAGCGCGGCGGCGGCGCTGGGGGCGCTGGCCAACGGGCGCGCGGTGGACATCGTGTTCTCCGACATCATGATGCCCGGCGGCATGAACGGCCTGGAGCTTGTCCAGGAAATACGCAAGCGGCGCCAGGCGCTGCCGGTCCTGCTCACCAGCGGCTATGCGGAGGCGGCCAAGTCCGCGGCCGAGGCCGAGGGCGTGCAGATCCTCGCCAAGCCCTATCGGCTGGACGAATTGGCCGCGGCGCTGCAGCAGGCGCGGCCCGGTGCCAGCACGCCGGAACCGCTGTGTCCGTGA
- a CDS encoding Nramp family divalent metal transporter — protein MAAPLPLPSSAAAHTRHDEARPSLGAMHASVAVPRNALGWRRLLAFLGPGYMVSVGYMDPGNWATDIAGGSHFGYLLLSVILLSNLMAIVLQGLAARLGIATGLDLAQACRAHYSRPVNFLLWLACEVAIVACDLAEVIGTAIALKLLFGIPLTLGAIITAIDALLVLYLMRRGFRTLEAFVAALLLVIFLCFLVQIALAAPPLREVMAGFIPRAEVVTNPAALYLAIGIVGATVMPHNLYLHSSIVQTRAYERSDGGRRSALRWALTDSTIALSLALFVNAAILVLAAAVFHAHGRTDVEEIEQAYELLAPMLGVGIASTLFAVALLASGINSTVTATLAGQIVMEGFLHLRIPAWARRLLTRGLAIVPVVVVTWLYGEQGTAKLLVLSQVLLSMQLPFAVIPLVRFVADKRKMGALVAPRWLAWLSWAIAAVIVALNVKLLGDMLLH, from the coding sequence ATGGCCGCTCCCCTGCCCCTGCCAAGTTCTGCCGCAGCGCACACCCGCCATGACGAGGCGCGCCCCAGCCTGGGCGCCATGCACGCCAGCGTCGCCGTGCCGCGCAACGCGCTGGGCTGGCGCCGCCTCCTGGCCTTCCTCGGGCCGGGCTACATGGTCTCGGTCGGCTACATGGACCCGGGCAACTGGGCAACCGACATCGCCGGCGGTTCGCACTTCGGCTACCTGCTGCTGTCGGTGATCCTGCTGTCCAACCTGATGGCGATCGTGCTGCAGGGCCTGGCGGCGCGCCTGGGCATCGCCACCGGCCTGGACCTGGCGCAGGCATGCCGCGCGCACTATTCCAGGCCGGTCAATTTCCTGCTGTGGCTGGCCTGCGAGGTGGCGATCGTGGCCTGCGACCTGGCCGAGGTGATCGGCACCGCGATCGCGCTCAAGCTGCTGTTCGGCATCCCCTTGACGCTGGGCGCGATCATCACCGCGATCGACGCGCTGCTGGTGCTGTACCTGATGCGGCGCGGGTTCCGCACGCTGGAGGCGTTCGTGGCCGCGCTGCTGCTGGTGATCTTCCTCTGCTTCCTGGTGCAGATCGCACTGGCGGCGCCGCCGCTGCGCGAGGTCATGGCCGGCTTCATTCCGCGCGCGGAGGTGGTGACCAACCCCGCCGCGCTGTACCTGGCGATCGGCATCGTCGGCGCGACGGTGATGCCGCACAACCTGTACCTGCATTCGTCGATCGTGCAGACCCGTGCCTACGAACGCAGCGACGGCGGCCGCCGCTCGGCGCTGCGCTGGGCGCTGACCGACAGCACGATCGCGCTGAGCCTGGCGCTGTTCGTCAACGCCGCGATCCTGGTGCTGGCCGCGGCGGTGTTCCATGCGCACGGCCGCACCGACGTGGAGGAAATCGAACAGGCCTACGAACTGCTGGCGCCGATGCTCGGCGTGGGCATCGCCTCGACCCTGTTCGCGGTGGCGCTGCTGGCCTCGGGCATCAACTCCACCGTGACCGCGACGCTGGCCGGGCAGATCGTGATGGAAGGCTTCCTGCACCTGCGCATTCCCGCGTGGGCGCGGCGCCTGCTGACCCGCGGCCTGGCGATCGTGCCGGTGGTGGTGGTGACCTGGCTGTACGGGGAACAGGGCACCGCCAAGCTGCTGGTGCTGAGCCAGGTGCTGCTGTCGATGCAACTGCCGTTCGCGGTGATCCCGCTGGTGCGCTTCGTCGCCGACAAACGCAAGATGGGCGCGCTGGTCGCGCCGCGCTGGCTGGCCTGGCTGTCGTGGGCGATCGCCGCGGTGATCGTGGCGCTGAACGTGAAACTGCTCGGCGACATGCTGCTGCACTGA
- the mntR gene encoding manganese-binding transcriptional regulator MntR encodes MQKSGKSTAPGAVLLDAEVQVESFRQVREAHRLELIEDYVELISDLLADGGEARQVDIAARLGVAQPTVAKMLKRLVKGGWVVQRPYRGVFLTAEGEALAAASRQRHQTVEQFLLALGIDADTARRDAEGIEHHVSEATLAVFAAFVRKHGAPR; translated from the coding sequence ATGCAGAAAAGCGGGAAGTCGACGGCGCCAGGAGCGGTGCTGCTCGACGCCGAAGTGCAGGTCGAGAGCTTCCGTCAGGTGCGCGAGGCGCATCGCCTGGAGCTGATCGAGGACTATGTGGAGCTGATTTCCGACCTGCTGGCCGATGGCGGCGAGGCGCGGCAGGTGGACATCGCCGCGCGCCTGGGCGTGGCCCAGCCGACCGTGGCCAAGATGCTCAAGCGCCTGGTCAAGGGCGGTTGGGTGGTGCAGCGGCCGTACCGCGGGGTGTTCCTGACCGCCGAGGGCGAAGCGCTGGCCGCGGCCAGCCGGCAGCGCCATCAGACCGTGGAGCAGTTCCTGCTGGCGCTGGGCATCGATGCGGACACCGCGCGCCGCGATGCCGAGGGGATCGAACACCATGTCAGCGAAGCGACGCTGGCGGTGTTCGCCGCGTTCGTGCGCAAGCACGGCGCGCCGCGATGA
- the tadA gene encoding tRNA adenosine(34) deaminase TadA translates to MSVGDDARLARDEHWMRYALALADRAEREFDEIPVGAVLVSADDEVLGEGWNLNIAEHDPSAHAEIVALRQAGRRLGNHRLVGSTLYVTLEPCAMCAMAVVHARVAQLVYAASDPKTGACGSVFDLIADPRHNHRVQVRGGVLAAPAGLRLTNYFRAKRGRPLLGG, encoded by the coding sequence ATGAGCGTCGGCGACGACGCGCGCTTGGCGCGCGACGAACACTGGATGCGGTATGCGCTGGCCCTGGCCGACCGCGCCGAACGCGAGTTCGACGAGATCCCGGTCGGCGCGGTGCTGGTGTCGGCCGACGACGAAGTGCTGGGCGAAGGCTGGAACCTCAACATCGCCGAGCACGATCCCAGCGCGCATGCCGAGATCGTCGCGCTGCGCCAGGCCGGGCGCCGGCTGGGCAATCATCGCCTGGTCGGCAGCACCCTGTACGTGACCCTGGAGCCGTGCGCGATGTGCGCGATGGCGGTGGTGCATGCGCGGGTGGCGCAACTGGTCTATGCCGCCTCCGATCCCAAGACCGGCGCCTGCGGCAGCGTGTTCGATCTGATCGCCGATCCGCGCCACAACCACCGCGTGCAGGTCCGGGGCGGCGTGCTGGCGGCGCCGGCCGGGCTGCGCCTGACCAACTATTTCCGCGCCAAGCGCGGCCGGCCGTTGCTCGGCGGCTGA
- the orn gene encoding oligoribonuclease, whose protein sequence is MAEPRVDNDRLIWIDLEMTGLDTDADSIIEIATVVTDAQLNVLAEGPEFAIAHPLQTLQAMDEWNRNQHRHSGLWQRVLDSQVTLAQAEAQTVAFLAQWCKPGASPMCGNSICQDRRFLHRQMPRLERFFHYRNLDVSTLKELARRWAPAVSAGLTKTSSHTALSDVHDSIDELRYYRPFMGTLGGQGEG, encoded by the coding sequence ATGGCGGAACCGCGTGTGGACAACGATCGTCTGATCTGGATCGACCTGGAAATGACCGGGTTGGATACCGACGCCGATTCGATCATCGAGATCGCCACGGTGGTCACCGACGCGCAGCTCAATGTGCTGGCCGAGGGGCCGGAATTCGCCATCGCCCATCCGCTGCAGACGCTGCAGGCGATGGACGAGTGGAACCGCAACCAGCACCGCCACTCCGGGCTGTGGCAGCGCGTGCTCGACAGCCAGGTCACCCTGGCGCAGGCCGAGGCGCAGACCGTGGCGTTCCTGGCGCAGTGGTGCAAGCCCGGCGCCTCGCCGATGTGCGGCAACTCGATCTGCCAGGACCGGCGTTTCCTGCACCGGCAGATGCCGCGGCTGGAGCGCTTCTTCCACTACCGCAACCTCGATGTGTCCACGCTGAAGGAACTGGCGCGGCGCTGGGCGCCGGCGGTGTCGGCCGGGCTGACCAAGACCTCCTCGCACACCGCGCTCAGCGACGTGCACGATTCGATCGACGAGTTGCGTTACTACCGCCCATTCATGGGCACGCTGGGCGGGCAGGGCGAAGGCTGA
- a CDS encoding mechanosensitive ion channel family protein codes for MQSWLTALTAATTAAPAAPAARPFDWRQLDWAQYALNWGVAIVILVVGMWVAKRLSLWLQRALTRARVETTLSNFLRNVAYALMLVLVFVTALQKIGVPPTSLFAVLGAAGLAVGLALKDSLSNIASGVMLIVLRPMRDGDHVVVAGQEGVVDEIRIFQTRIRTFDERMVTLPNSTITTAPIVNYSTLPNRRLEITVGVGYGDDLKKAQELLLKIAQDNPNILKTPAPFVQVTNLGESTVDLMLFAYARNGDFGAAKSSTLEQIRNQLLENGLSIPYPQRDLHVYHHDADGRPIAELLLKGVTDDGETKPGPPLAR; via the coding sequence ATGCAGTCGTGGCTGACGGCACTGACGGCGGCCACGACCGCTGCACCGGCGGCGCCGGCCGCGCGCCCGTTCGACTGGCGGCAACTGGACTGGGCGCAGTACGCGCTCAACTGGGGCGTGGCGATCGTCATCCTGGTGGTGGGGATGTGGGTCGCCAAGCGCCTGAGCCTGTGGCTGCAGCGTGCGCTGACCCGGGCGCGGGTGGAAACCACGCTCAGCAACTTCCTGCGCAACGTCGCCTACGCGCTGATGCTGGTGCTGGTGTTCGTGACCGCGCTGCAGAAGATCGGCGTGCCGCCGACCTCGCTGTTCGCGGTGCTCGGCGCCGCCGGCCTGGCGGTGGGCCTGGCGCTGAAGGACTCGCTGTCCAACATCGCCTCCGGGGTGATGCTGATCGTGCTGCGACCGATGCGCGACGGCGACCATGTGGTGGTCGCCGGCCAGGAAGGCGTGGTCGATGAGATCCGCATCTTCCAGACCCGCATCCGCACCTTCGACGAACGCATGGTGACCCTGCCCAACAGCACCATCACCACCGCGCCGATCGTCAACTACAGCACCCTGCCCAACCGGCGCCTGGAAATCACCGTCGGCGTCGGCTATGGCGACGACCTGAAGAAGGCGCAAGAGCTGTTGCTGAAGATCGCCCAGGACAACCCGAACATCCTGAAGACCCCCGCCCCGTTCGTGCAGGTCACCAACCTGGGCGAGAGCACGGTGGACCTGATGCTGTTCGCCTACGCCAGGAACGGCGACTTCGGCGCGGCCAAGAGCAGCACGCTGGAGCAGATCCGCAACCAGTTGCTGGAGAACGGGCTGAGCATTCCGTATCCGCAGCGCGACCTGCACGTGTACCACCACGATGCCGATGGCCGTCCGATCGCCGAGCTGCTGCTCAAGGGCGTCACCGACGACGGCGAGACCAAGCCGGGACCGCCGCTGGCGCGCTGA